A stretch of the uncultured Cohaesibacter sp. genome encodes the following:
- a CDS encoding EAL domain-containing protein, whose translation MAQANPINIQKLKRWLLVGDKDITMLRAQLTVLSGQLPMMYGVLLISSWVLAYAHMSVAPDWLTLYPPIVATGIAVWRSIEWLRIDPASVSEQEAIKRLRAVIKLSVVISVSFTAWSLMLFEYGDALDKAHVSFYMALTVISCIFCLGSLPLAALIVTIVVNGTFVCFFLFSNTPFFQAAAVNVTLVCIGMLFVMRQSYHHFYHMVEEQVRSKQLIALNERLANRDSLTDLSNRRAFYNALEHQCIEACQNEKTIAAGAIDLDGFKPINDMYGHMVGDLLLKLVGQRLQTLAQHIPGITFFRVGGDEFSLIMSDSGSDEDCRLIGEQICAVMQRPFDVDNAEVSISATVGIAHFEPEKDSFQDVMEKADFALYRGKRTERGTCTIFSEHLHREQRRVIQVQHALKTGELSDEIAPVFQPIVDIVHDRVIAVEALARWNCASLGNVPPSEFIPIAETSGCVADITKIMLKKSLAAARDWPSALQLSINLSAMDISNEDLLMWIYQRIARSDIAPHRINLEVTETALGAESSKAEHYLRLFRHLGCGVSLDDFGVGHSSLSRLHHLPLTKIKIDKSFVTDLHREARNFKIVKSLLTLARDIKLDCIVEGVETEQELMLLRELQVKMVQGYYYSKPVTQEHLIELLSQNGDLSAEGIRLSA comes from the coding sequence ATGGCTCAAGCCAACCCAATTAACATCCAGAAACTCAAGCGCTGGCTTCTTGTTGGAGACAAAGATATAACCATGTTGCGCGCGCAATTGACGGTCCTTTCCGGTCAGTTGCCCATGATGTATGGCGTCCTTTTGATCAGCAGCTGGGTGCTTGCCTACGCTCATATGTCCGTTGCACCAGACTGGTTGACCCTTTACCCACCCATCGTTGCCACGGGGATCGCTGTCTGGCGCAGCATCGAGTGGCTGCGTATTGATCCAGCGTCCGTCTCGGAGCAAGAGGCTATCAAGCGCTTGCGAGCAGTGATCAAGTTGTCTGTCGTTATCTCCGTTTCCTTTACCGCCTGGTCCTTGATGCTATTTGAGTATGGGGATGCCCTGGACAAGGCCCACGTCTCTTTCTACATGGCCTTGACGGTCATATCCTGTATCTTCTGCCTTGGCTCTCTGCCTCTGGCCGCCCTCATTGTCACCATCGTGGTGAATGGCACCTTCGTGTGCTTTTTCCTGTTTTCCAACACGCCCTTCTTTCAAGCCGCAGCGGTCAATGTAACGCTGGTTTGCATCGGCATGCTGTTCGTGATGCGCCAGAGCTACCACCATTTCTACCACATGGTCGAAGAACAGGTCCGTTCCAAGCAGTTAATCGCGCTCAACGAACGCTTGGCCAATCGGGACAGCCTGACCGATCTGTCCAATCGTCGGGCTTTCTACAATGCCCTTGAACACCAGTGCATAGAGGCCTGCCAGAATGAAAAAACCATAGCAGCAGGCGCCATCGATTTGGACGGTTTCAAGCCGATCAATGACATGTATGGCCACATGGTCGGCGACTTGTTGCTCAAGTTGGTCGGGCAGCGGCTTCAGACTCTTGCCCAGCATATCCCCGGGATCACTTTTTTTCGCGTGGGCGGGGATGAGTTTTCGCTCATCATGTCCGACTCTGGTTCCGATGAGGATTGCCGCCTGATCGGGGAACAGATCTGCGCGGTCATGCAGCGCCCGTTTGATGTCGATAACGCTGAAGTCTCCATTTCAGCAACGGTGGGGATTGCGCATTTCGAGCCGGAGAAGGACAGCTTTCAGGATGTCATGGAGAAAGCGGATTTTGCCCTTTATCGGGGCAAGCGAACCGAGCGTGGCACATGCACCATCTTCTCTGAACATCTGCATCGCGAACAGCGGCGAGTGATTCAGGTTCAGCATGCGCTGAAAACTGGGGAGCTCTCAGACGAGATTGCGCCAGTTTTCCAGCCTATTGTCGATATCGTTCATGATCGGGTCATAGCAGTTGAGGCGCTTGCGAGATGGAATTGCGCCTCTCTGGGCAATGTTCCGCCATCCGAATTCATTCCCATTGCTGAAACCTCCGGCTGCGTTGCTGATATCACCAAAATCATGTTGAAAAAGAGCCTTGCCGCAGCAAGAGACTGGCCAAGCGCCTTGCAGCTATCGATCAACCTGTCAGCGATGGATATCTCGAATGAAGACCTGCTGATGTGGATCTATCAGCGTATTGCCCGCAGCGATATTGCGCCCCACCGCATCAATCTTGAAGTGACCGAGACCGCCCTTGGCGCGGAATCTTCCAAGGCCGAACACTATTTGCGCCTGTTTCGACATCTTGGATGCGGCGTCTCTCTTGATGATTTCGGGGTTGGCCATTCCTCATTGTCACGCCTGCATCATCTGCCTCTGACCAAGATCAAGATCGACAAAAGCTTCGTCACCGATCTTCATCGCGAGGCGCGCAATTTCAAGATCGTCAAATCGCTGCTCACCCTTGCCAGAGACATCAAACTGGATTGCATCGTTGAAGGGGTGGAAACAGAACAGGAGCTCATGCTCTTGCGTGAATTGCAGGTCAAGATGGTCCAAGGCTACTACTATTCCAAACCCGTGACCCAGGAACATCTGATTGAGCTGTTGTCGCAAAATGGCGATCTGTCAGCCGAAGGTATCCGCCTGAGCGCCTGA
- a CDS encoding ABC transporter ATP-binding protein has product MSVKAQNLVWGVKRREIVRDVSLDVSEGETVGLIGPNGSGKSSLLRLLAGLKSPHSGHVKISNRDIAKVPRRALAREIAFVHQNAATDTNVTVRDVVRLGRTPHRSALSGWTDADEAAVATALERVDMTSLSGQAWQTLSGGERQRVHIARALAQDPKVMFLDEPTNHLDIHHQIEILRLVRNLDLTSVIALHDLNLAAMFCDRIMILEAGAMHASGTPQTILTEKLIRDVFRTEAEVTHDNGALHIRFRPN; this is encoded by the coding sequence ATGAGCGTGAAAGCCCAAAATCTCGTGTGGGGCGTCAAGCGCAGAGAAATCGTGCGTGACGTTTCCCTTGATGTGAGCGAAGGGGAAACCGTCGGTCTCATCGGACCAAACGGATCCGGCAAGTCCTCGCTGTTGCGCTTGCTTGCTGGTCTCAAATCTCCGCATTCCGGTCATGTGAAAATCAGCAATCGCGACATTGCCAAAGTACCAAGGCGTGCCTTGGCGCGCGAAATCGCCTTTGTGCACCAGAATGCCGCGACAGACACCAATGTAACGGTGCGCGATGTGGTGCGCTTGGGTCGGACGCCGCATCGCTCGGCCTTGTCAGGATGGACGGATGCAGATGAGGCTGCCGTTGCAACCGCTCTTGAGCGCGTGGATATGACAAGTCTCAGTGGGCAGGCATGGCAAACCCTCTCAGGCGGCGAGCGTCAGCGTGTACATATTGCCAGGGCCTTGGCCCAGGATCCCAAAGTCATGTTCCTCGACGAGCCGACCAATCATCTTGATATCCATCATCAAATCGAAATCTTGCGTTTGGTGCGCAACCTCGATTTGACCAGCGTGATCGCCCTTCATGATCTAAACCTCGCAGCCATGTTCTGTGATCGTATTATGATCCTTGAGGCAGGAGCCATGCATGCAAGCGGCACGCCTCAAACAATATTGACAGAGAAACTGATACGGGATGTTTTCAGAACCGAAGCCGAAGTGACCCATGACAACGGCGCGCTGCATATCCGCTTCAGGCCCAATTAG
- a CDS encoding iron chelate uptake ABC transporter family permease subunit produces the protein MLALAVAFATAIGAYDISLRTVFLAITNELGFTHADIPPLEQSVVWSLRLSRALVAALAGAGLAICGAILQALLRNALAEPFVLGISAGASTGAVCVIVLGIGAGSMSLQLGAFGGAFAAFGLVALLSNGATSGPNHTILAGVAASQLFNALTSYIVTTSGNAQQARDVMFWLLGSFGGVRWPDFQLLLIVIAISLAICIWMGRALDAFTFGDEDAAALGVPVARIRLILFAVTALMTATIVSMVGAIGFVGLVVPHAARYVVGPMHLRLLPASAMVGAIFMVVADIASRIVGGQQTVPIGVVTALVGVPFFAIILYRARPQS, from the coding sequence GTGCTTGCTCTCGCCGTCGCGTTTGCGACGGCGATTGGCGCCTATGACATCAGCCTTAGAACTGTGTTTCTGGCCATCACCAACGAGCTTGGCTTCACGCACGCCGATATCCCTCCGCTGGAACAGAGTGTTGTCTGGAGCCTGCGCCTCAGCCGTGCGCTCGTAGCCGCGCTTGCCGGGGCCGGTTTGGCCATTTGTGGTGCCATTTTGCAGGCCTTGCTGCGCAATGCTCTTGCAGAGCCGTTTGTGCTTGGCATTTCCGCCGGTGCGTCTACCGGTGCTGTCTGCGTGATCGTGCTGGGGATTGGTGCGGGGAGCATGTCCTTGCAGCTTGGTGCATTTGGCGGAGCCTTTGCCGCATTCGGGTTGGTGGCATTGCTTTCAAACGGTGCTACCAGTGGACCGAACCACACCATTCTTGCCGGTGTTGCAGCCTCCCAACTGTTCAATGCGCTAACGTCCTACATCGTCACCACGTCGGGCAACGCCCAGCAGGCGCGGGATGTCATGTTTTGGCTGCTGGGTAGCTTTGGCGGTGTTCGCTGGCCCGATTTCCAGCTTTTGCTGATTGTTATCGCGATCAGCCTTGCGATCTGCATCTGGATGGGCCGGGCGCTTGATGCCTTCACCTTCGGTGATGAGGATGCTGCCGCTCTTGGCGTGCCGGTGGCGCGGATCCGGCTGATTCTGTTTGCGGTTACCGCCTTGATGACAGCAACCATCGTCAGCATGGTAGGGGCAATCGGTTTTGTCGGCTTGGTGGTTCCACATGCCGCACGGTATGTGGTGGGGCCGATGCATCTTCGCCTGTTGCCAGCCTCAGCCATGGTGGGCGCCATCTTCATGGTGGTTGCGGACATCGCATCACGGATTGTCGGAGGCCAGCAGACCGTTCCCATCGGTGTCGTGACGGCTCTGGTTGGCGTACCATTCTTTGCCATCATTCTATATCGTGCGAGGCCGCAATCATGA
- a CDS encoding ABC transporter substrate-binding protein has product MSIRSISLVASAAIAIASSALHAEPTTYPLTIENCGQAVTFQKAPQNAVALGQNSAEIMLLLGLENRMAGTAFWPNKVLPDLADANSKVDLISVEFPTLEAVLSKQPDFVAAMLTTLLGPDSKVAKREDFTALGIPSYLSPSACSTKLDAGDAYGSRDALWSMDLLYKEIEDLSRIFDVADRGQALIEDFKAREAALRADFADQKDRTFLFWFSSPSPADDAYLGGGNGPSGYIADILGGSNAIKTKADWPALGWEGIVAANPTVFVAAQVDRNRWDLDTAANKIKFLKSDPTVSQMEAVKSGRIVVMSGAAMNPSIRTLYGAEQIAEQLKTLDLP; this is encoded by the coding sequence ATGTCCATCAGGTCTATCTCACTTGTTGCAAGCGCGGCAATTGCCATCGCTTCTTCTGCCTTACACGCGGAACCCACAACCTATCCTCTGACGATCGAGAATTGTGGTCAGGCTGTGACGTTCCAAAAGGCACCGCAAAATGCTGTGGCTCTGGGGCAGAATAGCGCGGAAATCATGTTGCTGCTCGGCCTTGAGAACCGCATGGCGGGAACCGCCTTCTGGCCGAACAAGGTGTTGCCAGATCTTGCCGATGCCAACAGCAAGGTCGATCTGATCTCTGTTGAATTTCCCACATTGGAAGCGGTGCTATCAAAACAACCGGATTTCGTTGCAGCGATGTTGACGACTTTGCTTGGGCCCGACAGCAAGGTGGCCAAACGAGAGGATTTTACAGCGCTCGGTATTCCGTCATATCTCTCCCCAAGTGCCTGTTCCACCAAGCTTGACGCCGGTGATGCCTATGGCTCCCGCGACGCCTTGTGGAGCATGGATCTGCTTTACAAGGAGATTGAAGACCTGTCTCGGATCTTCGATGTGGCCGATCGCGGTCAGGCGCTGATCGAAGATTTCAAGGCACGCGAAGCCGCGCTGCGGGCTGACTTTGCCGACCAGAAGGATCGGACATTCCTGTTCTGGTTCTCCAGTCCATCGCCTGCAGATGACGCCTATCTGGGCGGCGGAAACGGCCCATCAGGCTATATCGCAGACATTCTTGGCGGATCAAATGCGATAAAGACCAAAGCCGACTGGCCCGCCCTTGGCTGGGAAGGCATTGTCGCGGCCAATCCAACGGTGTTTGTTGCCGCTCAGGTGGATCGCAATCGCTGGGATTTGGATACAGCCGCGAACAAGATCAAATTCCTTAAGTCCGATCCGACGGTCAGCCAGATGGAAGCCGTCAAATCCGGGCGCATCGTGGTGATGAGCGGTGCGGCGATGAATCCAAGCATCCGCACGCTCTATGGCGCGGAGCAGATTGCCGAACAACTCAAAACACTTGATTTGCCGTGA
- a CDS encoding response regulator, with translation MSEYFDVSKKNIHKLFNILIADDSFVSRDTTRKGINTYCDYAYFDLDIVSDGEAALEILKNKRVDLAFVDINMPGLTGPQIISAMKDTKSADCLMVAMSSDLDQTSERIFEEYRAYHFVQKPFKSDDIAEVFRTYLIMTRTYPILIVDDSKTMRRLARKVLERSRFSFDISEAGGVEEALRGMIAKRPQIVLTDFHMPGNDGLQLAGSIRSVSDKIAIYMMSTTDTGYLERSAAFVGVNGFLKKPFGPDDMDCVMHEYLKLDAPSFGKTRSMFSFLKR, from the coding sequence ATGTCCGAGTATTTTGATGTCAGCAAGAAAAACATCCATAAGTTGTTTAATATTCTAATTGCAGACGATAGTTTCGTTTCGAGAGACACCACGCGCAAGGGTATAAATACTTATTGTGATTATGCCTACTTTGATCTGGACATTGTGTCAGACGGAGAAGCTGCTCTTGAAATCCTGAAGAACAAGAGAGTTGATCTCGCTTTTGTTGATATCAATATGCCGGGACTAACCGGTCCTCAAATCATCTCTGCGATGAAGGATACGAAGTCTGCGGATTGCCTGATGGTTGCCATGTCGTCAGATCTGGATCAGACATCCGAACGCATCTTTGAAGAATATCGCGCCTATCATTTCGTACAGAAGCCTTTCAAAAGCGATGATATTGCGGAGGTTTTCCGAACCTACCTTATCATGACGCGGACCTACCCCATTCTCATTGTCGATGATTCCAAAACGATGCGGCGACTTGCCCGCAAGGTGTTGGAGAGATCCCGCTTCTCCTTTGATATTTCTGAAGCGGGCGGCGTGGAAGAAGCGCTAAGAGGAATGATCGCCAAGCGGCCCCAGATTGTCCTGACGGACTTTCATATGCCCGGGAATGATGGTCTGCAACTGGCGGGAAGTATTCGCAGTGTTTCCGACAAAATCGCGATCTATATGATGTCGACCACAGACACGGGCTATCTTGAGCGCTCTGCTGCGTTTGTGGGTGTGAACGGGTTTTTAAAGAAACCGTTTGGGCCAGATGATATGGATTGTGTTATGCATGAATATCTCAAGCTTGATGCGCCGAGCTTTGGCAAAACCCGGTCCATGTTCAGCTTCCTCAAGCGCTAG
- a CDS encoding ETC complex I subunit gives MKARIYQPARNAMQSGMAKAKHWCLKFEQEHGKRVEPLMGYTSSTDTRQQLDLTFETKEEAIAYAKRHGIDYQIIEPKPRRRIVKTYSDNFATNRVDGNWTH, from the coding sequence TTGAAAGCACGCATTTATCAACCAGCACGCAATGCAATGCAGTCCGGCATGGCCAAGGCCAAGCATTGGTGCCTGAAGTTCGAACAGGAGCATGGCAAGAGGGTCGAGCCCCTGATGGGCTATACCAGTTCGACCGATACCCGCCAGCAACTCGACTTGACTTTTGAGACCAAGGAAGAGGCCATCGCTTATGCCAAGCGTCACGGCATCGACTATCAGATCATTGAGCCAAAACCACGCCGTAGAATCGTAAAAACCTACTCGGACAATTTCGCCACCAACCGAGTGGACGGCAACTGGACCCACTGA
- a CDS encoding DUF192 domain-containing protein: protein MLSARYFKRSFPLLIQSLTVGLFTLALSLGGAFGPVLVHAEPAMSADKMSNLEELIIQSDDKDHVFSIEIAADDPARAKGLMYRTKIEPNHGMLFDFEQTEQIYMWMKNTYISLDMLFVDKAGVITHIVTNTTPLSETIISSGGPVRYVLEVKAGTARRLGLKRGDRLKHQLFTPLMAK from the coding sequence ATGTTGTCTGCCAGATATTTCAAGCGCTCCTTTCCCCTGCTCATACAGTCCCTCACAGTTGGCCTGTTCACCCTGGCGCTTAGCTTAGGCGGGGCTTTCGGGCCCGTCCTCGTTCATGCAGAGCCTGCCATGAGCGCCGACAAGATGAGCAATTTGGAAGAGCTTATCATCCAGTCCGATGACAAGGATCATGTCTTTTCAATTGAAATTGCTGCAGATGACCCGGCACGAGCCAAGGGTTTGATGTATCGGACCAAAATCGAGCCCAACCATGGCATGTTGTTCGACTTTGAACAGACCGAGCAGATCTATATGTGGATGAAAAACACCTATATTTCACTCGACATGCTGTTCGTCGATAAAGCCGGGGTCATCACCCATATTGTCACGAACACAACGCCTCTGTCAGAGACCATCATCAGCTCTGGTGGCCCGGTGCGCTATGTTCTGGAGGTCAAAGCGGGAACGGCACGGCGCCTCGGGCTCAAACGAGGCGACCGTCTCAAGCATCAATTGTTCACACCCTTGATGGCAAAATGA
- a CDS encoding cold-shock protein, translating to MGVKNAPERQPVESEPSEDKSVDVFQVAGKIKWFDVAKGFGFIMADDMNADILLHVTCLRRDGYRTAYEGSRIVCEALKGPKGLQALRILSMDESTALHPSQMPPANTHVKVTPTSELETAWVKWFNREKGFGFLTQGEGTPDIFIHMETLRLYGLTELRPHQEVLVRYGPGPKGKMATEIRPATGSHIPPSH from the coding sequence ATGGGGGTGAAAAACGCACCGGAGCGGCAGCCCGTTGAAAGTGAACCGTCCGAAGACAAGTCAGTTGATGTCTTTCAGGTCGCAGGCAAGATCAAGTGGTTTGATGTGGCCAAAGGGTTCGGCTTCATCATGGCCGACGATATGAATGCCGATATCCTTTTGCACGTGACTTGCCTTCGGCGCGATGGTTACCGCACCGCCTATGAAGGGTCACGAATTGTCTGCGAAGCGCTTAAGGGTCCCAAAGGCCTGCAAGCTTTGCGCATCCTGTCCATGGATGAAAGCACCGCCCTTCACCCGTCCCAAATGCCTCCCGCCAACACCCATGTTAAAGTGACGCCAACGAGCGAACTTGAGACGGCTTGGGTCAAGTGGTTCAACCGCGAAAAAGGCTTCGGCTTCCTCACGCAAGGTGAGGGGACACCCGATATCTTCATTCATATGGAGACGTTGCGCCTTTATGGCCTGACCGAGTTGCGCCCCCATCAGGAAGTTTTGGTCCGATACGGTCCGGGACCAAAAGGCAAAATGGCAACAGAGATTAGACCAGCAACTGGCAGCCATATCCCGCCGTCTCATTAG
- a CDS encoding Sir2 family NAD-dependent protein deacetylase, with protein MQDACKNQLPEQQVSDHESKQLQGLIDEAKSIVAFTGAGISTESGIPDFRSPNGIWSKMEPIQFGDFVRSEQARLEDWRRRFVMNEEFRIAEPNEGHKALVRLAEVGKLSCAITQNIDGLHQKSGLSDDLVIEIHGNSTYGSCLDCNQTMSLETAKAHIDNHAKAPCCPSCGGLVKAAVISFGQAMPEDKMQDALTHIQKCDLLIVMGSSLVVYPAARLPEIAKHYGAKLVIINRDPTPLDDLADLCVHGEIGPVMQSIR; from the coding sequence ATGCAAGACGCATGTAAAAACCAGTTGCCCGAACAACAGGTGTCAGACCATGAGAGCAAGCAGCTTCAAGGCCTGATTGATGAAGCAAAATCCATCGTTGCCTTCACCGGCGCCGGCATCAGCACCGAAAGCGGCATACCGGATTTCCGCTCACCCAATGGCATCTGGTCCAAAATGGAACCGATCCAATTTGGAGATTTCGTGCGGTCCGAACAGGCGCGCCTTGAAGATTGGCGCCGCCGTTTCGTCATGAATGAGGAATTCAGGATTGCCGAACCCAATGAGGGACACAAAGCGCTAGTAAGGCTTGCTGAAGTCGGCAAACTCAGTTGCGCCATAACTCAGAATATCGATGGCCTGCATCAAAAAAGCGGACTGTCCGATGATCTTGTCATCGAGATCCACGGCAACAGCACATATGGTTCATGCCTTGATTGCAACCAAACGATGTCGTTGGAGACAGCCAAAGCCCATATCGACAACCATGCCAAGGCTCCTTGCTGCCCATCCTGCGGCGGTTTGGTCAAGGCAGCGGTCATCTCATTCGGGCAAGCCATGCCGGAAGACAAGATGCAAGACGCTCTGACACATATTCAAAAATGCGACCTGTTGATTGTTATGGGGTCTTCTCTTGTGGTCTATCCCGCGGCCCGCCTGCCAGAAATCGCCAAGCATTATGGTGCGAAGCTGGTAATCATCAATCGTGACCCGACTCCACTTGATGACCTCGCAGATCTCTGCGTTCATGGAGAAATAGGCCCGGTGATGCAATCCATTCGTTAA
- a CDS encoding VOC family protein, producing the protein MKYLHTMVRITDIEKSLDFYCNKLGLKEVRRTDNEGGRFTLIFLSVDGENENCLELTYNWDPEEYDEGRNFGHLAYSVPNIYETCQKLMEAGVTINRPPRDGHMAFIRSPDNISIELLQEGDRLPPQEPWASMENTGKW; encoded by the coding sequence ATGAAATATTTGCACACTATGGTGCGTATCACCGACATTGAAAAGTCTCTCGACTTTTATTGCAACAAGCTGGGCCTGAAGGAAGTACGCCGTACGGACAATGAAGGCGGTCGTTTCACGCTGATCTTTTTGTCGGTGGACGGGGAAAATGAGAACTGTCTTGAGCTGACTTACAATTGGGATCCGGAAGAGTATGACGAGGGCCGCAATTTTGGCCATCTTGCCTATAGCGTTCCCAATATCTACGAGACTTGTCAGAAATTGATGGAAGCCGGTGTGACGATCAATCGTCCCCCTCGTGATGGTCACATGGCTTTTATCCGGTCGCCGGATAACATTTCCATCGAATTGCTACAGGAAGGTGATCGTTTGCCACCGCAGGAGCCTTGGGCTTCAATGGAGAATACCGGCAAGTGGTAA
- a CDS encoding D-Ala-D-Ala carboxypeptidase family metallohydrolase yields MSNRTMMAYATGLNTKPVRSGTSRFLVAHSKVQLGCLKPELVKLLTQVENHYGKKVVITSGYRSKSYNRRVRGAKNSQHMYCKAADIRVPGVSKRELVRFARTLPGIGGVGLYCRSSYVHVDVGSRRDWYWGCGKKKRRRVARR; encoded by the coding sequence ATGTCTAACCGAACCATGATGGCCTATGCCACAGGACTGAATACCAAGCCTGTAAGAAGCGGCACGTCTCGCTTTCTCGTGGCCCATTCGAAAGTGCAGTTGGGCTGCCTGAAGCCCGAACTTGTAAAGCTCTTGACCCAGGTTGAGAACCATTATGGCAAGAAAGTCGTTATCACGTCGGGCTATCGCTCCAAATCTTACAATCGGCGGGTCCGTGGCGCGAAGAATTCCCAGCATATGTATTGCAAGGCGGCTGATATTCGGGTGCCGGGTGTCAGCAAGCGCGAATTGGTGAGGTTTGCACGCACCCTGCCCGGCATTGGTGGCGTCGGGCTTTATTGCCGTTCGTCTTATGTCCATGTCGATGTGGGCAGTCGCCGGGACTGGTATTGGGGATGCGGCAAGAAAAAGCGTCGCCGGGTTGCGCGGCGATAA
- a CDS encoding monovalent cation:proton antiporter-2 (CPA2) family protein, translating to MASSADFAYLTDSIVFLGAAVIAVPLAKRLGVGSIIGYLIAGMIIGPFGLSFIPSTKDIVPIAELGVVLLLFVLGLELKPERLWRMKADIFGLGTSQIVLTGVILGAIFSGFGLSRPIAFVGGFGMALSSTAFAVQLLQERGHFSTVYGQRAFGILLMQDIAIVPLLAMVSILAPSKGVTLHESVASQIGVTVAAVLIVIVVGRYLLSHVFTMLAATKAREIMLAAALLVALGSAGIMHWAGLSMALGAFLAGIMLAESTFRHTLEADIFPFRSLLMGLFFMTVGMTLDLPVTLAELPIILLGVVIVMVVKGGILWLLARATGSSSTDAGYIAVALPQAGEFSFVLFAAAAAAGLQSPAFTVMTAIVILTMVMTPLAGKGHDALMHYLANKYPEHIEPELEMVDKSEPHVLVVGFGRFGKIVSQMLMAEGLRIVAIDNNTKRIAVARRHGLPVYYGDATREDVLRLAGAEQALLIALCVENPIVMAKSIQLIQEHFPKAAIFCRATDRAHAVDLTKLEVDFHVRETFESGIHFGRAALDHLGISTDRIQDIEADVRERDLELLMHHLKAGDEQEANLGRVLPPRKAPD from the coding sequence ATGGCCAGCTCAGCCGATTTTGCCTATTTGACCGACTCCATCGTGTTTCTCGGTGCTGCCGTGATTGCAGTGCCTCTTGCCAAACGGCTCGGGGTTGGATCGATCATTGGCTATTTAATCGCAGGCATGATCATTGGCCCCTTTGGACTGTCCTTCATTCCTTCAACCAAAGATATCGTGCCGATTGCCGAATTGGGTGTGGTTCTGTTGTTGTTTGTGTTGGGACTGGAGCTTAAACCTGAGCGCCTTTGGCGCATGAAGGCGGATATATTCGGTCTGGGGACCAGCCAGATTGTATTGACCGGAGTCATCCTTGGAGCCATCTTTTCGGGCTTTGGCCTCTCCCGGCCAATCGCCTTTGTGGGGGGCTTTGGCATGGCCTTGTCATCAACCGCTTTCGCGGTGCAACTCCTCCAGGAGCGCGGCCATTTTTCGACCGTTTATGGCCAGCGTGCTTTCGGCATTCTGTTGATGCAGGATATCGCCATAGTGCCATTGCTGGCGATGGTCAGCATCTTGGCGCCTTCAAAGGGTGTGACATTGCATGAGAGCGTTGCCAGCCAGATTGGCGTGACCGTGGCAGCCGTGCTGATCGTGATTGTGGTTGGACGTTATTTGTTGTCCCATGTCTTTACCATGCTGGCCGCGACCAAGGCGCGTGAGATCATGCTGGCGGCCGCCCTGTTGGTGGCATTGGGCAGTGCCGGGATCATGCATTGGGCAGGTCTGTCAATGGCATTGGGGGCCTTTTTGGCGGGCATCATGCTAGCAGAATCGACGTTTCGCCACACGTTGGAAGCTGACATCTTTCCCTTCCGCTCATTGTTGATGGGGTTGTTTTTCATGACAGTCGGCATGACCCTTGACTTGCCAGTGACCTTGGCGGAATTGCCGATCATCCTTCTTGGCGTTGTGATTGTCATGGTGGTAAAGGGCGGCATCCTGTGGCTATTGGCCCGTGCAACGGGTTCATCGAGCACGGATGCAGGCTATATCGCTGTTGCCTTGCCGCAGGCTGGTGAATTTTCCTTCGTGCTGTTCGCCGCAGCCGCAGCAGCAGGATTGCAAAGCCCTGCCTTCACAGTCATGACCGCGATCGTCATTTTGACGATGGTGATGACGCCCTTGGCCGGTAAGGGCCATGATGCTTTGATGCACTATCTGGCCAACAAGTATCCTGAGCATATTGAACCGGAACTGGAGATGGTCGACAAAAGCGAACCGCATGTGCTGGTGGTCGGCTTTGGCCGGTTTGGCAAGATTGTCTCGCAAATGCTAATGGCCGAAGGCCTTCGTATTGTTGCCATCGACAACAACACCAAACGCATCGCCGTGGCCCGTCGCCATGGTCTACCGGTCTATTATGGGGATGCAACGCGCGAGGATGTGTTGCGATTGGCCGGAGCTGAGCAAGCTTTGTTGATTGCCCTTTGCGTGGAAAACCCGATTGTGATGGCCAAGTCCATTCAGTTGATTCAGGAACACTTCCCCAAGGCCGCGATTTTCTGTCGGGCAACAGATCGCGCTCACGCGGTGGATCTGACCAAGCTGGAAGTTGATTTTCACGTGCGTGAGACCTTTGAAAGCGGCATCCATTTTGGCCGCGCCGCTCTGGATCATTTGGGCATTTCAACCGATCGCATACAGGACATTGAGGCCGATGTGCGCGAGCGGGATCTGGAATTGCTGATGCATCATCTCAAGGCAGGAGATGAGCAAGAGGCAAATCTTGGACGGGTCCTACCACCACGCAAGGCCCCGGATTAA